In Myripristis murdjan chromosome 5, fMyrMur1.1, whole genome shotgun sequence, the genomic stretch cagtaccgggcgtcaggttctgtcgacggtcttggtctcatggtttcacactaactctgaatctcggtcggagcgtgtgttcctcaggttaggttattttccactgctgtttaactgttattacttctgtttaactgttaatacttctgttgaaattgttcatattcctatctttttataatccttgttcatagtgtctatattgcttactgctatttatcatgtgtatactgtacatttcttctaaatttgcacattgacctacctctatgcacattttatacacccatgcacacgttttttttctgttttttttttgttgttgttgttgcacattgctttttgcacacagggttgtacttaggttattctgttgtactcagatcttattctgttatacttagatcttattctttatttctatttttttatttacttaatttgtaatctgtggatactgctgaagaaaatgtgaatttcctgcgggatgaataaagtatctacctacctacctacctacctacctacctctTGTTATTAAGGgttcatttgttgtttgtgtccAAAGCGCAGCAAGTTCCGTGCCTGTTGCGTTTACGGCTTTCGTCCTTGAATGTCGGAGTTTGCGCCGAGTCCTCGAAGGCAGCATCATTTCCTGTTCTAACGCTGTATCGTCAGAACAAGCCAAAGACAGTTTAATGTATTTTCCGCCCAGTTATCTGCCTGACAGTTTGTTGCATCTTGTTTACCGAGTTATGACTGACTAGCAAGCGCCACAGCGATGTTTTGGAAATATTTCGACGCGGTTGGACGACTCGAAAATCCAGCGGGCTCTACGAGCGAGGTAATGTTAGCATTCAAGCTAACGTGTAGCTGGCTAACTTCTTACCTAGCAAAACTGACGTTGACAGCTTGGCTCGTTGTCGGAGCTGACAGGCGTTTGTACGCATGCCAAAACACGAAAATATCATGTAAGCTCCACCGTGAGGAACACACTTTAAGCCGTAAAAAGCCACAGTAATAAACCGGCGTTAGCGTCCGTTGTTGCTCCTCCAACAAgtggtcttttattttgttgtgggTGCTTGTGGAAACCACTCACTCAAAGTCAGAGCGCCTTCAGAAATGGAGCTTAACTGTGTAAAAATGACTCATATCACCTAACTAACACTATCTAATGgagtgtttgctgtttgttggaTTGTGCCAAACTCAATCCAACCCCCCCTTCGCCTTACTGTAGATAGCTGCTAATGTCAGGAGTTACATAATGCCCATTGGTAATCTTATTCCTTGGCAGTGGTTATCACGCTGTCCTATTTTTGCCCCGATTtcacccgtttttttttttttttttacgatgaCAGATTGGGACAGattgtgtgtgggggtgtgtctCCAACCCAGCAGGTCTGGATGAGTCAGGGCAGATTTACTCTCCCCTATAagaggcttacacacacacagaggcacagcaCAAATTAGACAGCAGACCTGTAGCATCAGTTTGATCACTGTATCGCTTAACCAAACATGTAGGCTGTGACTTTGTCTATTACAGATGCTGCAAGGTGGATCAAAGACTATCAACACTTCTTGAAAAGggaattttaattttaacaatGGGAATATCTGTTTCATTGCGAACTAAATGCCAAACAGTACTCAGAGCTGTATTCACTGTTTTTCATTCTCCAACGAGGTGTGACAGGTGTCAGCCAAATAACAGGGTTAGTAAGAGGCCGCTGCTGCAGGTGCAGGTGTTGATGAGACTACAAAAGTATTTGACACGGTAAAGGGAATAGTTTTCAGAATTATGACACCACAGGCCGACTACAGACAAACTGGATTGGGAAAGTGATGGATGTACTTTTAACCGTTCCTTGGTAGAGCCTCACCAAAAGCTGCATTTCAAGATTCACAAAGCTAGGGTTGCTATTCAGAGACAATTTGTGTCCAAGGTCAGCACACAAAGACGCATCATCTGGTGCAATGCGAACAAAATCTGGAGAACTAAGCAATAGGCCTAGAAAAAAGtttcatggctttttttttttttttaagcttttttttctacatCTGGAGTTTGTCATGAAGTCAGACATCTTGGTGGCCCTAATTAGCTGGCATTCAGTGTGTATTGAAGGTAGATTTTCACCTCCTCAGTTTCTCACAAACTGGAGTCTTTGCTTCTCTAAGTGAAGTCCGGTATCTGCTGCACACAGTTCAGCATGCAGGATGGCAGCAGGACAAggaggagtgaagctgctctgaaGGACAAGAGAGGCCCTAGGTCCAATTAGCTGCTTGATATTCATATATTTGGTGATTCTATTTTGTCTGCCCACACTTTATACttatatttttctgtctgtctttactttTGTTCTTACTTTCATTGTCAGTCATTGCAGGCTCCCTCCCATCTGTCTGACTGTGCATAGACAAACCACATCAGCTGTCTGCAGGAAGCTTTTCCCTTTATTAAAAGAGGAACCTGTCACTTTCCTCTGGAGAGCATATAATTATGCTGCCCCTCAAACAGACATGCACCCATCTGGGGTGACAGGCAAGAGCGCTGGAAACTCATGCAGACTTTTAGGTTTGAAATGTTGGTGACTCAAATAAAGATGTGCCAATTACCCATGCTGGTAGTGCACAATGTGCCAATTTCAGGCGCAAATAGGATATTTGTCTTGAAAGTTCTTCTAGTTTCCTTGTGCCACATGTAATGTGCCAGTGCCTGAAGCAGagtaacttgatttttttttcttttttgactcATTACATGATGTTTGATCATTCCAAAGGGGGACAAGAATACTTTCATTCGTGATGCTTTCTCTTGCCCCCAAACTTATGATCTAGGATCTACACTGGTCAGTAGAAataatttatgtgtttattcccTTGTAACAACCAGTACTTAAAGTCAGTATTCAGAGTTGACAGTGGAAAGTGTTTCTTATGCATCCCTGGTTTAAGCTACATGTTCTGTGGCTCAGGAATTGAGTGATACAACTCAGTGAAGGCGCATTCGTGATGTTCAGATCTCATATTTCTCATGGAGAAAAGGCAAATTAGGGTTTGTGCCCGGGCTTTCTAAGTATAAATAGATGCATGCAGAAGGATATAAATAGTGCAGTTCAGTTCAAACATTTCGGTAAGATCCAAAGAGGCTTAGTtagaggtttaaaaaaaaaaaaaaacacacacacacatgcctgtaatgtttcagaataaaattggaaaaaaaatgatgaaactcCCACACACTCCTCAGTGCTGCTCATTACTGTAatttataaacattttaatgttAAACCGTCATCAAGACATTTGCAGAAACCAGAATTAAGATGACTTAACAACCGGCGAACAACATGTGTCAAGAAAAGGTGCAAGATTAGAAGAAATAGCCTACAAATCAGAGTAGgttttttttacacttaatTTGACAGGAATGATCTGAAATCTCTTTACATCTGAATTCTTTCGCTGTATAGAGGACCTGATTACACCTTCAGCTTGCACCTTGTCCTCCTCTATTCTGTTAATCTCAGAGAAGGAAGCCATGCTTATAAAAGTGAAAGGACAACAGTGCATTTCCCCCACAAATACAATCAAAGAAATGCCAAACTGCACGTTTGCACACAGGTGTAGAGTGCCTAAAACGAAAGTAAAATTCAAGTAGTCACAGTGCCTTCCACACTGTGCAATCCACCAGCAAAACATGGTTACCATCCAATAAGGAAGACGACTGGGTGTCCAAGTGATGACTGGTTAACTGTCAAAGTAGCTTTCAGGCAAAACACGCTTATAACCAAATTTTACCATCACAACCACAAAGGGAGGACCAGCAGCAGATTTATGGAGCCAAGGCTTACACACAGTTCTGTACGGCTGCATAATTAAATGTGTACATCTGCTAGTTACAACTAGCAATTGtagaattttaattaatttgattttacttttatttaccTGGCATAGGTTGGTGGAGCACAAGATCACTAAGATTACTTATAATGAGTATAATATGTCTCAAAACTATTAGCAGTATAATTTTCAACATAATTTGTATTCATGTGGTTTTGATCATATTTAAATTTCCCCATTAGGTAATGTCTAGATGTCAAGCTTGTCTTCCCGGGGTCCCAGACAGCATATCTTATAGCtcacatggacaaaaaaaaccaaGCGTGTTTTATACAATGACTGTCAATGCTGTCTGGTATTTCAGTTTTCTACTTCAAAAACGTAGTTCACCATCTTACACTGCCTTGCAATGTGATGCATTCATGCCTTGTATTCACAAAACATTTGTCCTTGAGTAGGAAATATGAAGAGGAATTCACAACAGAAACCATCTTTaagtacagtaaaaaaaaaaaaaaaatggctcgCTCTTCCTCTTCTAGTAATTGCATATAAACAGAGCaagtttttgtctgtttcctgGCAGTGTTAACCGGCATTCAGCTAAATATCTGAAATCTCCAAATGAAGAACAAGTAGGCAAGACTGGCAGGGAGTCAGCGGGTTCAACAACAAAGTAACCTCagcacaaaataactcctggaatgcactgaacatcacataTTGATGATATATGACAGTGTGAGGGTATCcgagggtggaattttccttctCTGAGGTTTAGTGTATCCCATACTGTTACGCAGTCTGTAGCACTCGTATAGTCCATCTAGCCTGactggtttctctcctgtgtctgtCCTCCAGTGAGCGACATGGACAGCTCTGTCACCCTGTGGCAGTTCCTTCTCCAGCTGCTATTGGATTCTAGTAACGAGCAGCTGATCTGCTGGACCAATGAGGAGGGGGAGTTCAAACTGCTGCAGGCAGAGGAGGTGGCCAGGCTATGGGGAGCCCGCAAGAACAAGCCCAACATGAACTATGACAAGCTCAGCAGAGCTCTCAGATACTACTATGACAAGGTAATCGCATCAGATCAACCCATCTCTCCTACAAGACAGAAACACGCTGCCCTGTATTTGATGTCagacctcagtttttttttttgtttttttttttttggtacagaaCTTTCACTTCAGACAGGTAGTGTAACAGCCTGGAGTCCCGCACCGTATCAGAAAATAAAGACGGACACACATCCCTTTTGctccaaagtgcaaaaatgcaaaactcaGCAAACATTTGAGTCATGTGACCACCTGTGTGTCAGAGGGATTAATGCCAAACCCCCCCTCATAAGATCCCACCTTCTCTGTCCATAGAACGTTAATGGCTGTCAGGGTGAGATTTGCTCCTACCCTCTGCAGAATAAAGACAACTAGTAtagcaaatgcattttttgaatgtgattcatttttgttttcagatttatgTTGATAGATCTAGCACCAAATTAAATGTGCACAAGGTCTTTTTATTCTTTACCAACAGTTTGAGGGGCATTTCGGTGAGCCATCCATTCTGCTACTTTTGTTGGGCTGCatacaaccactactactactgctaataacaacaatgataatgagAATAATGATAAAATCTTAACTCCTGCAAGTCTTAAATCGTAGGAGCAtctatttttgtcatttgctgGAAATTTAATATATTCTGGAATTTATAGACAACAAATGAAGTTTCAGGTCAGGAGTTAGGATTTGTTTTGCtgtacaactgaaaaaaaaaatcctaaaattaACCATTCCATGCCTCATCCTAGTTTTCTtgaacattatgttttttttcaggtgctgaaaactaaacaaaaggCAATGTATCATTCTTCTgaattcagagaaaaaatagaagaaaatgcagtttgtcATTACTGTGCAAAGACTTGGaagacactgttttttttctgttttactttttggaTGAATGACACCCCCTCAGAACATATCTAACAGCAGCTTACTGTCAATCGATGTGTTATTGTTTGCTACTGCTCAGGCCCCTCGCAAAGCGAGCCAAAGCATGACGGCTGTGTCTCAGCACTCTGTCTCCCACTCTGCTTGTGGTTTGGCTTAAACACAGCCGACCCTGTGGGCGTTCTGGGCTGGGTTGCTCTGCTATGTTTGGCTGCAGCATGATTGGCTGCTAGTTTGGTACAGACAGGAAGGATGGAGCTGTCCCACGCAGAAGGCTTTTCTGTGGTCTTAGTTTGCTATTTTTtgctctctgtgcctctctggCCCCTACTTCCTCTGTGGTAGAGGACTAATACCTGAGCTACAGAAttatttgtgctgttttctcCCTGCTTTGACTGTCAGAGGTAAAGATGAGAATGAAGGATTTGTTTTCTTCCTACCTTATGCACAAAGAAGGTCAAcctatttttttatgatttgcaataatatttgtttctctgtcttctttgcAGAATATCATAAAGAAGGTGAATGGTCAGAAGTTTGTCTATCGCTTTGTGTCCTACCCTGATATCCTGAAAGGAGATGTTGCTACTCGGACAGAGGGCGGGGATGTGCTTGTGGGGGGTGTCCCGCTGCTGTCGGAGAGGGGGGACAACACCCTACAGGAGGGTGAGTGCGGGGACCGGAGCAAAGCGGGAGTCAGCTCAGTGACTTCAGGTTCCAGCACCAAGCAGTCGAGCCGCAACGACTACATCCACTCCGGCCTGTACACCTCCTTTACCCTGACATCACTGCAAAACGGACGCCAGCTCTTCAAGTCTATCAAGATGGAGAACCCAGCAGAGAAGATGGGTGACAGGAGAGGCACCAGCACTGCAGCCCAGACCCAGGAGGCGTCGCCGCAGCACCCTCAGCCGCCACAGCCCACCGTGTCACCGTCCGTCATCAAGTTTGGAAACAGCCCTCCGAAGCCAACGCAGCCTCCTCAGGTTGCCATAGAGGTGGCCCTGATGCCCAACCAAACTTTGTATCCTCTCCAAGCTCCACCTCCAAGGAACGAGGACATGACCGCACACTCCTCGCTGCTGCCTCCGTCAGCCTATTCATTTGAACACATCCGCCCATCGGAAACGCAGTTCAGCCTATCAGACCTGACCTCGCCAAGCCCCTCCCCAAGCATAGTGCCTGATTCCTGCCAGGAGCTGGTGATCGACAGCGACATCGAGTCCATCTCCTCTCTGCCCACAGAAACTCAGTCTCAGGAGGCCAAGGCTAGTAACCACAAAAACTATTACACACAAATCCTAAAATCTGAACCACTTTATTCTCTAAAGATGTGTTACCTTTTTTGTTTGAacaattgagtttttttttttatacacacacacacacatacagtcagtGTCCACTTCATTAGGTCCACTTTATTGTGTAGTTTTAGAAAGTACTGTAGTATTTTTAACATTGTGAACACACAAAATT encodes the following:
- the elk4 gene encoding ETS domain-containing protein Elk-4, whose protein sequence is MDSSVTLWQFLLQLLLDSSNEQLICWTNEEGEFKLLQAEEVARLWGARKNKPNMNYDKLSRALRYYYDKNIIKKVNGQKFVYRFVSYPDILKGDVATRTEGGDVLVGGVPLLSERGDNTLQEGECGDRSKAGVSSVTSGSSTKQSSRNDYIHSGLYTSFTLTSLQNGRQLFKSIKMENPAEKMGDRRGTSTAAQTQEASPQHPQPPQPTVSPSVIKFGNSPPKPTQPPQVAIEVALMPNQTLYPLQAPPPRNEDMTAHSSLLPPSAYSFEHIRPSETQFSLSDLTSPSPSPSIVPDSCQELVIDSDIESISSLPTETQSQEAKVESGSGQSGGEPAAVEADTSSSSVSSSTTGSTQSSGKTRKPPKILQLSPPTLLVTTSDFSPRNLCSPSLPTASLTPAMLQTPTLLLTPSPLLSNIHFWSTLSPVAPLSPATRRQGGHLFQFPSVLTPQFQIPVHSLDGTNTPGPISPDPQKT